From Methylomonas sp. EFPC3, a single genomic window includes:
- the purT gene encoding formate-dependent phosphoribosylglycinamide formyltransferase produces the protein MNIGTPDTATATKALLLGSGELGKEIAISLQRYGVEVIAVDRYPGAPAMQVAHRRHVIDMTDAAAVKALIAQEQPHFIVPELEAIATDALADIERVGQTTVVPNARAIQLTMNREGIRQLAAAELGLPTSKYAFAESFAQLQAAVDSGIGYPCFVKPTMSSSGKGQSMVKSADQLQAAWDYAKAGGRTDTGKVIVEAKIDFDFEITLLTVRALDAEGRVQTYFCEPIGHRQEHGDYRESWQPQAMSENAIALAQQIAGKVTDALGGLGLFGVELFVAGDQVWFSEVSPRPHDTGMVTMASQRQSEFDLHARAILGLPVNTALDRTAASAVILGGIDAKAVSYQGLERALAIPDTDVRLFGKPEAFAARRMGVALATGETVEAARAKAVQAASSVAIQQ, from the coding sequence ATGAACATAGGTACACCCGACACTGCCACCGCCACCAAAGCCCTGCTGCTCGGTAGCGGCGAACTGGGCAAGGAAATCGCGATCTCGCTGCAGCGTTACGGGGTGGAAGTGATAGCGGTCGACCGCTACCCCGGCGCCCCGGCAATGCAGGTGGCCCACCGCCGCCATGTGATCGACATGACCGATGCCGCGGCGGTCAAGGCCTTGATCGCGCAGGAACAACCGCACTTCATCGTGCCGGAACTGGAAGCGATCGCCACCGACGCACTTGCAGACATCGAACGGGTCGGGCAAACCACGGTGGTACCGAATGCCCGCGCCATCCAATTGACGATGAACCGGGAAGGCATCCGCCAACTGGCAGCCGCGGAATTGGGCTTGCCTACTTCGAAATACGCCTTTGCCGAATCCTTCGCGCAACTGCAAGCCGCCGTGGATAGCGGCATCGGTTACCCTTGTTTCGTCAAACCGACCATGTCCTCATCGGGCAAGGGCCAGTCGATGGTGAAAAGCGCAGACCAATTGCAAGCGGCTTGGGATTACGCCAAAGCCGGCGGCCGCACCGATACCGGCAAAGTCATCGTCGAAGCCAAAATCGACTTCGACTTCGAAATCACCTTATTGACGGTACGGGCGCTGGATGCGGAAGGCCGGGTGCAGACTTATTTTTGCGAACCGATCGGCCACCGTCAGGAACACGGTGACTACCGGGAGAGCTGGCAACCGCAAGCCATGAGCGAAAATGCCATCGCGCTGGCGCAACAAATCGCCGGCAAAGTCACCGATGCCTTGGGCGGACTCGGCCTGTTCGGTGTGGAACTGTTCGTCGCCGGCGACCAGGTCTGGTTCAGTGAAGTCAGCCCGCGGCCGCACGATACCGGCATGGTTACGATGGCCAGCCAACGCCAGAGCGAATTCGATCTGCATGCCCGGGCGATTTTGGGTTTACCGGTCAATACAGCGCTGGACAGAACTGCTGCCAGCGCCGTGATTCTGGGCGGTATCGACGCCAAAGCGGTTAGCTACCAGGGATTAGAGCGAGCCTTGGCAATACCCGATACCGATGTCCGCCTGTTCGGCAAACCGGAAGCCTTCGCCGCCCGGCGCATGGGCGTCGCGCTGGCGACCGGCGAGACGGTCGAAGCGGCGCGGGCCAAGGCCGTACAGGCCGCCAGCTCGGTCGCGATTCAGCAATGA
- a CDS encoding lytic transglycosylase domain-containing protein: protein MKRLLIAILSFAPIADSGADIYKYVDPDGRVYYTDEPKKGFDYRLIIRTRPRTYSRDLKYMSGNKLKFNDLIAKAAAKHQMDPKLLHAVIQAESAYNPHAVSSAGAVGLMQLMPDTARRYGVTDRRDAEQNVDGGTRYLKDLLAMFNSNLTLAVAGYNAGEGAVMKYGNAVPPYPETRNYVQHVLSLYRKS, encoded by the coding sequence ATGAAACGCCTGCTGATCGCCATCTTATCCTTCGCGCCAATCGCCGACTCCGGGGCGGACATCTATAAATACGTGGACCCGGACGGCCGGGTTTATTACACCGACGAGCCGAAAAAAGGCTTCGATTACCGCTTGATCATCCGCACCCGGCCGCGCACGTATAGCCGCGACTTGAAGTACATGTCCGGCAACAAACTCAAATTCAACGATTTGATTGCCAAAGCCGCAGCCAAACACCAAATGGACCCGAAACTGCTGCACGCCGTAATTCAAGCGGAATCGGCCTACAACCCGCACGCAGTATCTTCTGCCGGCGCAGTGGGCTTGATGCAGTTGATGCCCGACACGGCCCGTCGCTACGGCGTCACCGACCGGCGCGACGCCGAACAGAACGTCGACGGCGGCACCCGTTATTTGAAAGACCTGCTGGCGATGTTCAACTCGAATTTGACCTTGGCCGTAGCCGGTTACAACGCCGGCGAGGGTGCGGTGATGAAATACGGCAACGCCGTGCCGCCCTACCCGGAAACCCGCAACTACGTACAGCACGTACTGTCGCTATATCGGAAAAGCTGA
- a CDS encoding DNA mismatch repair protein MutS has translation MQQNILQSWNGEWPKARSTEPLATGAGVIDPGAFNTIEVDELFDNVNYTSTLAGQAVLYRSLAQPMNDCEAIAAKQDAVREIRDNPAVRENIENIVANAAAGENRLYLLLFGEFLGGFGTAREHNQIEGYGYKQYVRGIRVVLNLVGAIYNSGRPQSPYLQSVFDKIGNFAQSNEYSLMVGPVYNSEKGLQSKEQRKNSFAPTTIFRPTLFKPLLIAVLIAAIWGLTRIFPSDMFQVTRDGLSVASVFFLPLALAYIPVVGGYDRDNCIIPLREIYKNSAALGELMDGLGQLDELLAFIKYAENYGSETVLPDLTAGDRHSIELHDAKNPVLGHKNPNYVGNDFSMSEERLVCVTGPNSGGKTAFCKTVTQIQLLAQIGCYVPARAAKMTVADRIFYQAPEISHLDDGEGRFGTELKRTRDIFLAASSNSLVVLDEMAEGTTFEEKMQSSIDVLDGFYRKGNSTILITHNHQLVDVFVNRRVATPKQVEFADDMPTFKLIDGISRVSHADRVAKKIGFSKQDIDNYLANS, from the coding sequence ATGCAACAGAACATTCTACAAAGCTGGAACGGCGAATGGCCGAAGGCCCGCTCTACCGAACCGCTGGCAACCGGTGCCGGAGTGATCGACCCGGGCGCCTTCAATACGATCGAGGTCGACGAACTGTTCGACAACGTCAATTACACCAGCACCCTGGCCGGCCAAGCCGTACTCTACCGTTCGCTGGCCCAGCCCATGAACGACTGCGAAGCCATTGCCGCCAAACAGGACGCCGTGCGCGAAATTCGCGACAACCCTGCCGTCCGGGAAAACATAGAGAATATCGTCGCCAATGCCGCCGCCGGCGAAAACCGCTTGTATCTGCTGCTGTTCGGCGAATTCCTGGGCGGTTTCGGCACCGCCCGCGAACACAATCAGATCGAGGGCTACGGCTACAAACAATACGTGCGCGGGATTCGCGTGGTGCTGAATCTGGTCGGCGCGATTTACAATTCCGGCCGGCCGCAAAGCCCTTATCTGCAAAGCGTGTTCGACAAAATCGGTAATTTCGCCCAAAGCAACGAATACTCGCTGATGGTCGGCCCGGTCTACAACAGCGAAAAAGGCCTGCAAAGCAAGGAACAACGTAAAAACTCGTTTGCTCCGACCACGATTTTCCGGCCCACGCTATTCAAACCGTTACTGATCGCAGTGTTAATTGCCGCAATTTGGGGCTTGACCCGGATTTTCCCCAGCGACATGTTCCAGGTCACCCGCGACGGCCTGTCTGTAGCCTCGGTATTCTTCCTGCCGTTGGCCTTGGCTTACATTCCGGTGGTCGGCGGCTACGACCGCGACAACTGCATCATTCCGCTACGCGAGATCTACAAAAACTCTGCCGCGCTCGGCGAATTAATGGACGGCCTGGGCCAGCTCGACGAATTGTTGGCCTTTATCAAGTATGCCGAGAACTACGGCAGCGAAACCGTATTGCCCGACTTGACCGCGGGAGACCGCCACTCGATTGAATTGCACGACGCGAAGAATCCGGTGCTCGGCCACAAAAATCCAAACTACGTCGGCAACGATTTCAGCATGAGCGAGGAACGGCTGGTCTGCGTCACCGGGCCGAATAGCGGCGGTAAAACCGCATTCTGCAAAACCGTCACTCAAATTCAATTGCTGGCCCAAATCGGCTGCTACGTGCCGGCCCGGGCCGCCAAAATGACAGTAGCGGATCGGATTTTTTACCAGGCGCCGGAAATCAGCCATCTCGACGACGGCGAAGGCCGCTTCGGCACCGAGTTGAAACGCACCCGCGACATTTTCCTGGCAGCCAGCAGCAACAGCCTGGTCGTGCTTGACGAAATGGCGGAAGGCACTACTTTTGAAGAGAAAATGCAGTCGTCGATCGACGTGCTGGACGGCTTTTACCGCAAAGGGAACAGCACCATCCTGATTACGCATAACCACCAATTGGTCGACGTGTTCGTCAATCGCCGGGTGGCGACGCCGAAACAAGTGGAATTCGCCGACGACATGCCGACCTTCAAGCTGATCGACGGCATTTCCCGCGTCAGCCATGCCGATCGGGTAGCAAAGAAAATCGGCTTTTCCAAACAAGATATCGATAACTATCTAGCTAATTCATGA